The following are from one region of the Stanieria sp. NIES-3757 genome:
- a CDS encoding peptidase M16 domain protein, with product MTSTLFKTSTINQPTIHKLANGLTIIAEQMPVEAVNLNVWLNVGSARETDDINGMAHFLEHMVFKGTPNLAMGEFEYLIEEKGAVTNAATSQDYTHYYITTAPKDFAELAPLQLDVVLNPSIPDDAFERERLVVLEEIRRSEDNPRRRTFYRAMETCFNNLPYRRRVLGPAEVIENLLPQQMRDFHGTWYQPSSMTAAVVGNLPAEQLIEIVTEGFERQFQAYDSQLDDRVNRRFTPESSFTDIVRQEYINETLQQARLIMMWRVPGMVELEKTYALDILAVILGQGKVARLFRDLREERGLVTQISVSNMTQTHQGVFYISAQLPTENLAIVEEAIAGHINQLHTEPIATKDLARIRTQVANRFVFANERPSDRADLYGYYYSQLQDLQPALIYPQHIQAIDVSDLQLAAQQYLSPNAYGVVVIKPANQ from the coding sequence ATGACATCAACTCTGTTTAAAACATCAACAATTAATCAACCTACGATTCATAAACTTGCCAATGGCTTAACTATAATTGCCGAACAAATGCCAGTAGAAGCTGTTAATCTTAATGTTTGGCTTAATGTAGGTTCTGCTAGAGAAACTGACGATATTAATGGTATGGCGCATTTTTTGGAACACATGGTGTTTAAGGGGACGCCAAACCTGGCAATGGGAGAATTTGAATATTTAATTGAGGAAAAAGGGGCAGTGACTAATGCTGCTACGAGTCAGGATTATACACACTATTACATTACTACTGCACCAAAAGATTTTGCCGAATTAGCTCCATTACAACTAGATGTGGTGCTTAATCCCAGTATTCCTGATGATGCTTTTGAGAGAGAAAGATTAGTCGTTTTAGAAGAAATTCGTCGTTCGGAAGATAATCCTCGTCGTCGTACTTTCTATCGTGCGATGGAAACTTGTTTTAATAATTTACCTTATCGTCGTCGTGTTTTAGGACCTGCTGAAGTAATTGAGAATTTACTTCCTCAACAGATGCGAGATTTTCATGGTACTTGGTATCAACCTAGTTCGATGACAGCAGCAGTGGTAGGCAATTTACCTGCGGAACAATTAATTGAGATTGTTACAGAAGGATTTGAGCGACAATTTCAAGCATACGATTCTCAATTAGATGATCGAGTAAATAGGCGTTTTACCCCAGAGTCTTCTTTTACTGACATAGTTCGTCAAGAATACATTAATGAAACGCTGCAACAAGCGAGATTAATCATGATGTGGCGCGTACCAGGAATGGTTGAGTTAGAAAAAACTTACGCTTTAGATATTTTGGCGGTAATTTTGGGACAAGGAAAAGTAGCAAGATTGTTTCGAGATCTGAGAGAAGAAAGAGGTTTGGTTACTCAGATCAGTGTTAGTAATATGACTCAAACTCATCAAGGCGTATTTTATATTTCTGCCCAATTACCAACAGAAAACTTGGCAATAGTCGAAGAAGCGATCGCGGGACATATCAATCAATTACACACTGAACCTATTGCTACCAAGGATTTAGCTCGGATCCGTACTCAAGTAGCTAATCGATTTGTTTTTGCTAATGAACGACCAAGCGATCGCGCCGATCTTTATGGTTATTATTATTCTCAACTACAGGATCTACAACCAGCCTTAATTTATCCTCAACATATTCAAGCTATAGACGTTTCGGATCTACAGTTAGCAGCACAACAATATCTTTCGCCGAATGCGTATGGTGTAGTTGTAATAAAACCTGCTAATCAATAA